A region from the Citrobacter koseri ATCC BAA-895 genome encodes:
- the gntR gene encoding gluconate operon transcriptional repressor GntR: MKKKRPVLQDVADRVGVTKMTVSRFLRNPEQVSVALRGKIAAALDELGYIPNRAPDILSNATSRAVGVLLPSLTNQVFAEVLRGIETVTDAHGYQTMLAHYGYKPEMEQERLESMLSWNIDGLILTERTHTPRTLKMIEVAGIPVVELMDSKSPCLDIAVGFDNFEAARQMTAAIIARGHRHIAYLGARLDERTIIKQKGYEQAMLDAGLVPYSVMVEQSSSYSSGIELIRQARREYPQLDGIFCTNDDLAVGAAFECQRLGLKIPDDMAIAGFHGHDIGQVMEPRLASVLTPRERMGSIGAERLLARIRGEAVTPKMLDLGFTLSPGGSI, encoded by the coding sequence ATGAAAAAGAAAAGACCCGTACTTCAGGATGTGGCTGACCGCGTAGGCGTGACCAAAATGACGGTCAGCCGTTTTCTGCGTAACCCGGAGCAGGTCTCCGTCGCGCTGCGGGGCAAGATCGCTGCTGCACTTGATGAACTGGGTTACATTCCCAATCGTGCTCCCGATATTCTTTCTAACGCGACCAGCCGTGCGGTGGGCGTTCTGCTGCCGTCGTTAACCAACCAGGTTTTCGCCGAGGTGTTACGCGGAATTGAGACCGTCACCGATGCCCACGGCTATCAGACGATGCTGGCGCACTACGGCTATAAGCCGGAAATGGAGCAGGAACGTCTGGAGTCGATGCTGTCATGGAACATTGACGGGTTAATCCTCACTGAACGTACCCATACGCCGCGCACGCTCAAAATGATTGAAGTCGCGGGCATTCCGGTGGTGGAGCTGATGGACAGCAAATCGCCATGCCTCGATATCGCCGTCGGTTTTGACAACTTTGAAGCCGCGCGTCAGATGACCGCCGCGATTATCGCGCGTGGCCATCGTCATATCGCCTATCTGGGGGCGCGCCTCGACGAACGTACTATCATCAAACAGAAGGGCTATGAACAGGCCATGCTGGACGCCGGGCTGGTGCCCTACAGCGTGATGGTGGAGCAATCGTCGTCTTACTCTTCCGGGATTGAGCTGATCCGCCAGGCAAGACGTGAATACCCACAACTGGACGGTATTTTCTGTACCAACGATGACCTTGCCGTCGGGGCGGCGTTCGAATGCCAGCGTTTAGGGCTCAAAATTCCTGATGATATGGCGATTGCCGGTTTCCACGGCCACGACATTGGTCAGGTGATGGAACCGCGTCTGGCCAGCGTACTCACGCCGCGTGAGCGGATGGGCAGTATCGGCGCAGAGCGCCTGCTGGCGCGCATACGCGGTGAAGCGGTGACGCCTAAAATGTTAGATTTAGGTTTCACCTTGTCACCGGGTGGATCTATTTAG
- the gntK gene encoding gluconokinase encodes MSTTNHDHHIYVLMGVSGSGKSAVASEVAHQLHAAFLDGDFLHPRCNIMKMASGEPLNDDDRKPWLQALNDAAFAMQRTNKVSLIVCSALKKHYRDLLRDGNPNLSFIYLKGDFDVIESRLKARKGHFFKTQMLVTQFDTLEEPGADESDVLVVNIDQPLEGVVASTIEVINKGSK; translated from the coding sequence TTGAGCACGACTAACCATGATCACCACATTTACGTTCTGATGGGCGTATCAGGCAGTGGCAAATCCGCTGTCGCCAGCGAAGTGGCGCATCAGCTGCATGCCGCGTTTCTTGATGGCGATTTTCTCCATCCGCGTTGCAACATCATGAAAATGGCCTCCGGCGAGCCGTTGAATGACGACGACCGCAAGCCGTGGTTACAGGCGCTGAACGATGCGGCGTTTGCGATGCAGCGAACCAATAAGGTATCGCTGATTGTCTGTTCCGCACTGAAAAAACACTATCGCGACCTGCTGCGCGACGGTAATCCAAACCTGTCTTTCATCTACCTGAAAGGGGATTTTGACGTTATCGAAAGCCGCCTGAAGGCACGTAAAGGCCACTTCTTTAAAACGCAGATGCTGGTAACTCAGTTTGACACGCTGGAAGAGCCGGGCGCTGACGAGAGCGATGTACTGGTGGTGAATATCGATCAGCCGCTGGAAGGTGTCGTGGCAAGCACCATTGAGGTCATTAACAAAGGCAGTAAGTAG